One Calonectris borealis chromosome 15, bCalBor7.hap1.2, whole genome shotgun sequence DNA segment encodes these proteins:
- the LOC142088534 gene encoding neuropeptide Y receptor type 2-like: protein MGPLEGANSTLTVEKTALDENLPQGWHSKDFVTPSQDLSGSRSVMMDSTKIPGVQVVLIAAYSLIILLGFIGNSLVIYIIVKYKTMRTVTNFFIANLALADLMVDTLCLPFTLVYTLLDEWKFGAVLCHLVPYAQALSVHVSTLTLTVIALDRYRCIVFHLDSRISKRLSFTIIAVMWLAAAILAGPLAIFREYRHEEIPSINLKMAVCSEKWPSGNNRDATIYSLSMLLLQYVFPLAIICYAYTRIWFKLKNHVSPTSRNENQCRRRKTTKMLVMVVVVFAVCWLPFHIFQLAIDLDLVLIFHEYKLLYTVFHVGAMCSTFVNPLLYGWMNKNYRNGFLMFFRCQNNPESIHTEGSVRGRSYIFRANTLNGSIKQTPGNGPLPTEV, encoded by the coding sequence ATGGGACCGCTGGAGGGAGCCAACAGCACCCTCACTGTGGAGAAGACGGCATTAGATGAGAATCTGCCACAGGGCTGGCACTCCAAGGACTTTGTCACTCCTAGCCAGGATCTCTCTGGGTCCCGCAGTGTTATGATGGACAGCACCAAGATACCGGGGGTCCAGGTCGTTCTGATTGCCGCCTACTCCCTCATCATTCTGCTAGGGTTCATCGGCAACTCCTTGGTCATCTACATCATAGTGAAGTACAAGACCATGAGGACTGTCACCAACTTCTTCATAGCTAACCTGGCCCTGGCAGATCTGATGGTGGACACGCTCTGTCTGCCTTTCACCCTAGTGTACACGCTGCTGGACGAGTGGAAGTTTGGAGCTGTTCTTTGTCATCTGGTCCCTTATGCTCAAGCTCTGAGCGTTCATGTGTCCACTCTCACCCTAACTGTGATTGCCCTGGATAGGTACCGGTGTATTGTTTTCCACCTGGACAGCAGGATTTCCAAGAGGCTCAGCTTCACCATCATAGCTGTCATGTGGCTAGCAGCAGCTATCCTAGCAGGTCCTCTGGCCATCTTCAGAGAGTATCGGCATGAGGAAATCCCATCCATCAACCTCAAAATGGCTGTCTGCTCAGAAAAATGGCCTTCTGGTAATAACAGAGATGCCACTATCTACAGCCTGTCCATGCTCCTCCTGCAGTATGTTTTTCCTCTTGCAATTATTTGTTATGCCTATACCAGGATCTGGTTCAAGCTAAAAAACCATGTCAGTCCCACTTCTAGGAATGAAAACCAGTGCCGGAGGAGGAAGACAACCAAAATGCTAGTGATGGTAGTTGTGGTATTCGCAGTCTGTTGGCTCCCCTTCCACATATTCCAGCTGGCCATTGATCTTGATCTGGTTCTTATCTTCCATGAGTACAAACTCCTCTACACTGTCTTCCATGTCGGAGCCATGTGCTCTACATTTGTCAACCCCCTGCTCTATGGATGGATGAACAAGAACTACCGGAATGGTTTTCTTATGTTCTTCCGTTGCCAGAACAATCCAGAAAGCATCCACACTGAAGGCTCTGTTAGAGGTAGGTCATACATCTTCAGGGCCAACACCCTAAATGGGAGCATCAAACAGACTCCTGGCAATGGACCACTGCCCACAGAGGTttag